In Neisseriaceae bacterium CLB008, one genomic interval encodes:
- the catA gene encoding catechol 1,2-dioxygenase — MAVKMTTPEFIDGFLKTAAGYDSETGNPRVKEIIHRLLVDVNLMMDDLAITPEEFWVAVYYLGRLGTAGEPALLAAGLGLERMLDMRQDAEDEAAGRLDKNATPRIIEGPLYVAGAPVCEGEGRMDDGTDLEASEMYLHGKVFDADGQVIPNAMVEVWHADSKGGYSYFDPTQSEYNLRRKINVSEDGCYVARSIVPSGYGVPPEGPTNELLSAIGRHGNRPAHIHFFVSAPGYAHLTTQINLDGDPYLHDDFAFATRDELIAQAIRVDQPEEIKAKNMSRDHFYDVEYNFVLAKAKEDVQEDRIARQRALA, encoded by the coding sequence ATGGCAGTTAAAATGACAACCCCAGAGTTCATCGATGGCTTTTTGAAAACCGCCGCTGGTTACGACAGCGAAACGGGCAATCCCCGAGTTAAGGAAATCATCCACCGCTTGTTGGTAGACGTGAACCTCATGATGGACGATCTGGCTATTACCCCAGAAGAATTCTGGGTGGCGGTTTATTATTTAGGCCGTTTGGGCACGGCGGGCGAGCCAGCATTGTTGGCTGCTGGCCTCGGTTTGGAGCGGATGCTGGACATGCGCCAAGATGCAGAAGATGAGGCCGCAGGGCGTTTGGATAAAAACGCCACGCCTCGCATCATTGAAGGGCCGTTATACGTGGCGGGGGCACCAGTGTGTGAAGGGGAAGGGCGCATGGATGATGGCACCGATTTGGAGGCTTCAGAAATGTATCTACACGGTAAGGTGTTTGATGCCGATGGTCAGGTGATTCCCAACGCGATGGTGGAAGTTTGGCATGCAGACAGCAAGGGTGGCTATTCTTATTTTGATCCCACCCAAAGTGAATACAACCTGCGCCGTAAAATCAATGTGAGCGAGGACGGTTGCTATGTGGCGCGCAGTATTGTGCCCTCTGGCTATGGTGTGCCACCAGAAGGCCCAACCAATGAGCTACTCAGCGCCATTGGCCGCCACGGCAATCGCCCTGCCCATATTCACTTCTTCGTGTCTGCGCCTGGCTATGCGCATTTAACCACCCAGATTAACTTGGATGGCGATCCTTACCTACACGACGACTTTGCGTTTGCGACTCGGGATGAATTGATTGCGCAAGCGATACGTGTAGACCAGCCGGAAGAAATTAAGGCCAAAAACATGAGCCGCGACCACTTCTACGATGTTGAGTACAACTTTGTGTTGGCTAAGGCTAAAGAAGACGTTCAAGAAGACCGTATCGCGCGTCAGCGTGCATTGGCATAG
- the pcaF gene encoding 3-oxoadipyl-CoA thiolase — MMMVYICDAVRTPFGRYGGSLSSVRADDLAAVPIQALVARHPQVDWSVVDDVIYGCANQAGEDNRNVARMAALLAGLPQTVPGSTVNRLCGSGLDAIGTAARAIKSGEVDLMIAGGVESMSRAPFVQGKATSAFSRVAKLEDTTIGWRFVNPLMQAQYGVDSMPQTAENVALEFGISRADQDAFALRSQARAQAAQAQGVFATEIVAVTVPQRKGEALQVSVDEQPRADSSLAGLARLKGVVHPEGSVTAGNASSVNDGAAALLLASEAGLKQHGLSAKAKVIGMATAGVAPRIMGMGPAPAVRKVLAQTGLSLANMDVIELNEAFAAQALAVLRDLGLPDDAAHVNPNGGAIALGHPLGASGARLVTTALYQLERTGGRYALCTMCIGVGQGIALIIERL; from the coding sequence GTGATGATGGTTTATATTTGTGATGCAGTTCGAACCCCGTTCGGCCGCTATGGCGGCAGCCTCTCAAGCGTGCGCGCTGATGACTTAGCGGCAGTGCCGATTCAGGCTTTGGTAGCGCGTCATCCACAGGTAGATTGGTCTGTGGTTGATGACGTGATTTATGGTTGCGCCAATCAGGCAGGCGAAGATAACCGCAACGTGGCGCGGATGGCCGCTTTACTGGCCGGGCTGCCGCAAACGGTGCCAGGCAGCACGGTGAATCGGCTGTGTGGGTCTGGTCTAGACGCCATCGGTACCGCAGCGCGGGCGATTAAATCGGGTGAGGTTGACCTGATGATTGCTGGTGGCGTGGAGAGTATGTCGCGTGCACCGTTTGTCCAAGGCAAGGCCACCAGTGCTTTTAGTCGCGTGGCTAAGCTGGAAGACACCACCATTGGCTGGCGCTTCGTGAATCCGTTGATGCAGGCGCAATATGGCGTGGACTCTATGCCGCAAACGGCTGAAAATGTAGCGCTTGAGTTTGGCATCAGCCGCGCCGACCAAGATGCATTTGCCTTGCGTAGCCAGGCCCGTGCCCAAGCGGCGCAGGCGCAGGGCGTGTTTGCGACCGAAATCGTGGCGGTGACGGTGCCGCAGCGTAAGGGTGAGGCGCTGCAGGTCAGCGTGGACGAACAGCCGCGTGCCGACAGCAGCTTGGCAGGTTTGGCGCGACTTAAGGGTGTGGTACACCCGGAGGGCAGCGTGACGGCGGGTAATGCCTCTAGCGTCAATGATGGTGCAGCAGCCTTGCTGTTGGCTTCCGAAGCGGGGCTGAAACAACATGGCCTAAGCGCCAAAGCCAAAGTGATCGGCATGGCCACCGCTGGAGTGGCGCCGCGCATCATGGGTATGGGCCCGGCACCGGCGGTGAGGAAAGTATTGGCGCAGACGGGCTTAAGCCTGGCGAATATGGACGTGATTGAGCTGAACGAAGCTTTTGCGGCTCAGGCTTTGGCAGTATTGCGCGACTTGGGCCTGCCAGATGATGCGGCTCACGTGAATCCCAATGGAGGGGCGATTGCCCTAGGGCATCCACTCGGGGCCTCGGGCGCGCGCTTGGTGACCACGGCGCTTTATCAGCTAGAGCGTACGGGGGGACGCTATGCTTTGTGTACGATGTGCATTGGCGTGGGGCAAGGGATTGCTTTAATTATTGAGCGACTATAG
- a CDS encoding MFS transporter — protein MTQSVEPKVLDVSPIIDEAKFQKFHWLTIFWCAYIIVFDGYDLAVLGVILPAIMTEWNLSGTEAGLLGSYTLMGMMVGALSLSALSDKLGKKKVITVCVLVFSIFTFLCAFATSPGQFGLFRFIGGVGLGGVMPVVTSLTSEYSPKRRRSLMVGLMFSGYSVGGMLAAVLGIFVIPILGWQSMFYIAAFPIFLLPFILKQLPESATYMVQTQQWDKLGAALQKLNPNHRHEMGMTYSHPSVAKGNAKARIVIGDLFLDGRLLSTLMLWAMCFMSLYVVYGLTSWLPRLMVQAGYPLGSSLSFLFTVHLGTVLGALLGSWLMDRFSGRNVLVAYLFTAAVAIAALGYASSSVVLYSLLLVTGATTIGSQIGLYAFIVRFYPMTMSSTGMGWALGIGRIGAIIGPFTVGILFDLNLTLQQNFFSFAVPALLASIFMSMVSNRKTVS, from the coding sequence ATGACACAATCCGTAGAACCCAAAGTTTTGGACGTCAGCCCCATCATTGATGAGGCCAAGTTTCAAAAATTTCATTGGCTCACGATTTTTTGGTGTGCCTATATCATTGTTTTTGATGGTTACGATTTGGCGGTATTGGGGGTGATCTTGCCCGCCATCATGACCGAGTGGAACTTAAGCGGCACCGAGGCAGGATTGCTCGGCAGCTACACGTTAATGGGCATGATGGTGGGCGCTTTATCCCTCAGCGCGTTGTCGGATAAGCTCGGCAAGAAAAAGGTGATCACGGTGTGCGTGCTGGTGTTCAGCATTTTTACCTTTTTATGTGCCTTTGCCACCAGTCCTGGGCAGTTTGGGCTGTTTCGCTTCATCGGTGGCGTGGGCCTTGGCGGCGTGATGCCAGTGGTGACCAGTCTGACCAGCGAATATTCGCCTAAGCGCCGCCGTAGCTTGATGGTGGGCCTGATGTTCAGCGGCTATTCCGTAGGCGGCATGTTGGCCGCCGTGCTGGGTATTTTTGTGATCCCTATTCTGGGTTGGCAATCAATGTTTTACATTGCCGCCTTCCCCATCTTTTTACTGCCCTTTATTTTAAAGCAGCTGCCCGAGTCGGCCACCTATATGGTGCAAACCCAGCAGTGGGACAAGCTGGGCGCCGCATTACAGAAGCTTAACCCCAATCATCGTCACGAAATGGGCATGACGTATAGCCACCCCAGCGTGGCGAAGGGCAACGCCAAAGCCCGCATCGTGATTGGCGATTTATTCTTAGATGGCCGCTTGCTCAGCACTTTGATGCTGTGGGCCATGTGTTTCATGTCGCTGTACGTGGTGTATGGGTTGACTTCGTGGCTACCGCGCTTAATGGTGCAGGCGGGTTATCCGCTGGGCTCCAGCCTCAGCTTCTTGTTTACGGTTCACTTAGGCACCGTCTTGGGGGCGCTCTTGGGCAGCTGGTTGATGGATCGCTTTAGCGGTCGTAACGTGCTGGTGGCTTATTTGTTTACGGCGGCGGTGGCAATTGCGGCCTTAGGCTATGCCAGCAGCAGCGTGGTGTTGTACAGCCTATTGTTGGTGACGGGCGCGACCACGATTGGTAGCCAGATCGGCCTTTACGCGTTTATCGTGCGCTTCTATCCGATGACCATGAGTTCGACCGGCATGGGCTGGGCGCTTGGCATTGGCCGTATCGGTGCCATCATCGGCCCCTTTACCGTCGGCATTCTGTTCGATCTGAACCTAACCCTACAGCAAAACTTCTTTAGCTTTGCCGTGCCGGCCTTACTAGCCTCGATCTTCATGAGCATGGTGAGTAACCGAAAAACGGTTTCTTAA
- a CDS encoding 3-oxoacid CoA-transferase subunit B, whose amino-acid sequence MSNQPSVGLLAQSEISHQPRSRDDIAQRVAQDIPEGAYVNLGIGLPTRVAQYLDPSKEIFLHSENGLLGMGPAPEPGEEDPELINAGKEFVTLLPGGSFFHHGDSFTMMRGGHIDICVLGAFQVAQNGDLANWHTGAPDAIPAVGGAMDLAIGAKQVFVTMEHVTKKGQPKIVSRCDYPLTGMGCVNRIYTDLAVLDVIDGGLWVVEMVAGLDLAALQNVTDAPLNVKDV is encoded by the coding sequence ATGAGTAATCAACCTTCTGTGGGCCTATTGGCTCAATCTGAAATCAGCCACCAGCCCCGTAGTCGCGATGACATCGCCCAGCGTGTGGCACAGGATATTCCTGAAGGGGCTTATGTGAATTTAGGGATTGGTTTACCCACGCGCGTGGCGCAATACCTAGACCCGAGTAAAGAGATTTTTTTACACAGTGAAAATGGTCTCTTGGGTATGGGGCCCGCCCCGGAGCCAGGAGAGGAAGACCCAGAATTAATCAACGCTGGCAAAGAGTTTGTGACCCTGTTGCCTGGCGGCAGTTTTTTTCATCATGGTGATTCTTTCACTATGATGCGTGGCGGCCACATTGACATTTGTGTTTTGGGCGCTTTTCAAGTGGCGCAAAACGGTGATTTGGCCAATTGGCACACCGGTGCGCCTGATGCGATTCCGGCCGTTGGCGGCGCGATGGATTTGGCCATTGGTGCCAAGCAGGTATTTGTGACCATGGAACACGTCACCAAAAAAGGCCAGCCCAAAATTGTCAGTCGCTGTGATTATCCTTTGACGGGTATGGGCTGTGTGAATCGAATCTACACCGACTTAGCAGTTTTAGACGTGATTGACGGTGGCTTATGGGTGGTGGAAATGGTGGCGGGGCTAGATTTAGCGGCTTTGCAGAATGTGACCGATGCACCGCTTAATGTAAAGGATGTGTGA
- a CDS encoding 3-oxoacid CoA-transferase subunit A has product MINKISPSLMDAVASIHDGATIMIGGFGTAGQPAELIDALIEQGAKGLTIINNNAGNGEIGLAALLQAGRVDKMICSFPRQVDSQIFDGLYRAGKVALELVPQGNLAARIQAAGAGLGAIFTPTGYGTLLAEGKETRAINGKDYVLEYPISADFALIKAHSADRYGNLLYRKTARNFGPIMATAATCTIAQVSEIVAVGEMDPECVVTPGIFVKHVVRIASVDA; this is encoded by the coding sequence ATGATTAATAAAATAAGTCCCTCGCTGATGGACGCCGTCGCTTCGATTCACGATGGCGCGACCATCATGATTGGTGGCTTTGGCACCGCGGGCCAGCCAGCCGAACTGATCGATGCTTTGATTGAACAGGGTGCTAAAGGGCTGACCATCATTAATAATAATGCCGGTAACGGCGAGATTGGCTTGGCCGCACTCTTGCAGGCAGGCCGAGTGGATAAAATGATTTGCTCATTTCCACGTCAGGTAGATTCCCAGATTTTTGATGGCCTGTATCGGGCTGGAAAAGTCGCGCTAGAGCTGGTGCCGCAAGGCAATTTAGCCGCGCGTATTCAGGCTGCCGGCGCCGGGTTAGGCGCTATTTTTACCCCGACGGGCTATGGCACCTTGCTGGCGGAAGGCAAGGAAACCCGAGCCATTAACGGAAAAGATTATGTGTTGGAGTACCCAATTTCGGCAGATTTTGCTTTGATTAAAGCACACAGCGCCGATCGCTATGGCAATTTATTGTATCGAAAAACCGCCCGGAATTTCGGGCCCATTATGGCGACAGCGGCGACATGTACCATTGCTCAAGTGTCAGAAATCGTGGCCGTGGGCGAGATGGATCCTGAATGCGTGGTGACACCGGGGATTTTTGTCAAACATGTTGTGCGTATTGCTTCAGTTGATGCTTAG
- the catC gene encoding muconolactone Delta-isomerase: protein MLFKVEMVVNLPLDMPENVANDLKTREKALAQSLMASGKWRHLWRVVGQYANVSVFDVDSNTELHDLLMQLPLYPYMDVTVTPLCRHPSSIYDNDQ from the coding sequence ATGTTGTTTAAAGTAGAAATGGTGGTGAACTTACCGCTGGACATGCCAGAAAACGTGGCCAATGACCTGAAAACGCGTGAGAAAGCGTTAGCGCAAAGCCTTATGGCTTCAGGTAAATGGCGCCATCTTTGGCGTGTGGTTGGGCAGTATGCCAACGTGAGTGTGTTTGATGTTGACAGCAATACCGAGCTACACGATTTATTGATGCAGTTGCCTTTGTATCCCTATATGGACGTAACCGTGACGCCTCTGTGTCGCCACCCATCGTCCATTTACGACAACGATCAATAA